One window of Trifolium pratense cultivar HEN17-A07 linkage group LG5, ARS_RC_1.1, whole genome shotgun sequence genomic DNA carries:
- the LOC123887533 gene encoding UPF0481 protein At3g47200-like, with product MGSETTLQIQHIINIPELIEPMLHDQCCIYNVPNHLLKLNEDAYTPKFISIGPFHSHNSELNQEKQKQRYFHAFWKRLSNKQASALVQFKAFLEDNRENIGNFYCKQDVCQNDKFVEMILLDSVFVMELFLRKANESEQKNDYMFTTSWIYKITQRDLLLLENQIPMFVLEELHKRVFLLSDNNGCNKENCVSFIELAFNYFEDYYPQKLSSKDEMIRNCKSCKHFTDLIRYSYLPREIQVKGVNPSENFTPFRSEYVLRTATKLNEAGISFEKVQGRSYCDISFTKTPILSWFLCLGCVPCLKVVESKLQIPHLNVDQGTECVLRNLIAFEQCHYSDQPFICNYVSLIDSLIHTHEDVELLVDTEIINHELGSHAELATLVNCLCKCVVVTSNCYGEVVKELNEHYNNRWKHYMGMLRSVYFRDPWRLSSTVVGVAIFLFAIVNFLRVIGVFST from the coding sequence ATGGGTTCTGAAACAACACTACAAATTCAGCACATAATTAACATTCCAGAATTGATTGAACCTATGTTACATGATCAATGTTGCATTTACAATGTTCCTAACCATCTCTTGAAGTTGAATGAAGATGCTTATACACCAAAGTTTAtctcaattggtccttttcACAGTCACAATTCAGAACTAAATCAAGAGAAACAGAAACAAAGGTACTTTCATGCATTTTGGAAACGTTTATCGAATAAACAAGCTTCGGCTTTGGTACAATTCAAAGCTTTTCTTGAAGATAACAGAGAAAATATCGGTAACTTTTATTGCAAACAAGATGTTTGCCAAAATGACAAGTTTGTTGAAATGATTTTGTTAGACTCGGTTTTCGTCATGGAGTTGTTTTTGAGAAAAGCTAATGAATCTGAACAGAAAAATGATTACATGTTTACGACATCGTGGATTTATAAAATCACACAAAGGGATCTGTTACTGCTTGAAAATCAGATTCCTATGTTTGTTTTGGAGGAATTGCACAAAAGGGTCTTCTTATTAAGTGATAACAATGGTTGCAATAAGgaaaattgtgttagttttatCGAGCTTGCTTTTAACTACTTCGAAGATTATTATCCTCAAAAGTTAAGCTCAAAAGATGAGATGATTAGGAATTGTAAATCTTGCAAACACTTCACTGATTTGATTAGATATAGTTATCTTCCGAGAGAAATTCAAGTTAAGGGTGTGAATCCATCGGAAAATTTTACGCCTTTTAGATCAGAATATGTACTAAGGACAGCAACAAAGTTGAATGAAGCAGGTATTAGCTTTGAGAAAGTTCAAGGTAGAAGCTATTGTGACATAAGTTTTACCAAGACACCAATTTTGAGCTGGTTTTTGTGCTTAGGTTGTGTACCATGTTTGAAAGTTGTTGAATCTAAGCTACAAATTCCGCATTTGAATGTAGACCAAGGAACAGAATGTGTTCTTAGGAACCTCATCGCGTTTGAACAATGTCACTATTCCGACCAACCTTTTATATGCAACTATGTTTCGTTGATTGATTCTTTGATTCATACACATGAAGATGTTGAATTGTTGGTTGATACAGAAATCATTAACCATGAACTTGGGAGTCATGCAGAATTGGCAACTTTGGTTAATTGTCTTTGCAAATGTGTTGTGGTGACATCGAATTGTTATGGCGAAGTCGTAAAGGAACTGAATGAACATTATAATAACCGGTGGAAGCATTATATGGGAATGTTGAGATCAGTCTATTTTCGCGATCCTTGGAGACTCAGTTCAACTGTTGTTGGAGTTGCTATTTTCTTATTTGCTATTGTCAATTTTCTTAGAGTTATTGGTGTATTTTCAACCTAA
- the LOC123887498 gene encoding UPF0481 protein At3g47200-like isoform X2 yields the protein MASSPIMYTPILPDETEELHIQHIINIPEVIKPALHEICCIYKVPPNLRKLNNGESYTPQLISIGPFHHTKEELKPMHTQKQRDKDYMFTTSWICKTIQRDLLLLENQLPIFLLEHLHQKVFKDSNNGFNFLELAFNYFEDYNPQRSNKDENEEMLKNCKPCQHFTDLIRRFYLPKEVRDDDFNNEDKYCVLKTATKLNEASISFVKVDQRSLLEIKFVKVQILNWFLCFGCSPFLKFFKSKLEIPQFKVDQTTECVLRNLIALEQCHYSEQPFICNYVFLIDSLINTQEDVEILVDKEIIVHELGSHVELATMINGLCKNVVVTCNYYGKTSKSLNDHYHNRWKRYMGMLRSVYFRDPWRFSSVVVGVVIFIVAIVNFLRITGLYFRDSRH from the exons ATGGCTTCTTCACCAATTATGTACACTCCAATATTACCTGATGAAACAGAAGAACTTCATATACAACATATAATTAACATTCCTGAAGTGATTAAACCAGCACTACATGAAATCTGTTGCATTTACAAGGTTCCTCCCAATCTCAGAAAGTTGAATAATGGAGAATCCTATACACCACAATTAATCTCAATTGGTCCATTTCATCATACCAAAGAAGAATTGAAGCCAATGCATACACAAAAACAAAG GGACAAAGATTACATGTTCACAACATCATGGATTTGCAAGACTATACAAAGAGATTTGTTACTTCTTGAAAATCAGCTTCCAATTTTTCTCTTGGAACATTTACATCAAAAAGTTTTCAAGGATAGTAATAATGGTTTCAATTTTCTTGAACTTGCATTTAACTACTTTGAAGATTACAATCCACAAAGATCtaacaaagatgaaaatgaagaGATGTTAAAGAATTGTAAACCATGCCAACACTTCACTGATTTGATAAGACGTTTTTACCTTCCAAAAGAAGTTCGTGACGACGATTTCAATAACGAAGATAAATATTGTGTCCTTAAGACAGCAACAAAGTTGAATGAGGCAAGTATTAGCTTTGTGAAAGTTGATCAAAGAAGCTTATTAGAAATAAAGTTTGTCAAAGTTCAAATTCTCAATTGGTTTCTATGCTTTGGTTGTTCAccatttttgaaattttttaaatcaaagtTAGAAATTCCTCAATTCAAAGTAGACCAAACAACAGAATGTGTTCTTAGGAATCTTATTGCATTGGAACAATGTCACTATTCAGAACAACCTTTCATTTGCAACTATGTTTTCCTAATTGATTCTCTTATCAATACACAAGAGGATGTGGAAATTTTGGTTGATAAGGAAATCATTGTTCATGAACTTGGAAGCCATGTTGAATTAGCAACTATGATAAATGGTTTGTGCAAGAATGTTGTGGTAACATGCAATTATTATGGAAAAACATCGAAGAGTTTGAATGATCATTACCATAACCGTTGGAAACGTTATATGGGAATGTTAAGATCGGTTTATTTTCGCGATCCTTGGAGATTCAGCTCGGTTGTTGTAGGTGTTGTTATCTTCATAGTTGCTATTGTCAATTTTCTTCGTATAACTGGTTTATATTTTCGCGATTCAAGACactaa
- the LOC123887498 gene encoding UPF0481 protein At3g47200-like isoform X1 produces the protein MASSPIMYTPILPDETEELHIQHIINIPEVIKPALHEICCIYKVPPNLRKLNNGESYTPQLISIGPFHHTKEELKPMHTQKQRYFHDFWKRVTNKNALVNYKKFLKEKIEMVKNFYSEFDVRINDDQFVDMIMLDSVFILELFLRKSKESDRDKDYMFTTSWICKTIQRDLLLLENQLPIFLLEHLHQKVFKDSNNGFNFLELAFNYFEDYNPQRSNKDENEEMLKNCKPCQHFTDLIRRFYLPKEVRDDDFNNEDKYCVLKTATKLNEASISFVKVDQRSLLEIKFVKVQILNWFLCFGCSPFLKFFKSKLEIPQFKVDQTTECVLRNLIALEQCHYSEQPFICNYVFLIDSLINTQEDVEILVDKEIIVHELGSHVELATMINGLCKNVVVTCNYYGKTSKSLNDHYHNRWKRYMGMLRSVYFRDPWRFSSVVVGVVIFIVAIVNFLRITGLYFRDSRH, from the coding sequence ATGGCTTCTTCACCAATTATGTACACTCCAATATTACCTGATGAAACAGAAGAACTTCATATACAACATATAATTAACATTCCTGAAGTGATTAAACCAGCACTACATGAAATCTGTTGCATTTACAAGGTTCCTCCCAATCTCAGAAAGTTGAATAATGGAGAATCCTATACACCACAATTAATCTCAATTGGTCCATTTCATCATACCAAAGAAGAATTGAAGCCAATGCATACACAAAAACAAAGGTACTTTCATGATTTTTGGAAAAgagtaacaaataaaaatgctttggtaaactataaaaaattccTCAAAGAAAAGATTGAAATGGTAAAGAATTTCTATTCTGAGTTTGATGTTAGAATCAATGATGATCAGTTTGTGGACATGATCATGTTAGATTCTGTTTTCATCTTAGAACTGTTTCTAAGAAAGTCAAAGGAATCTGATAGGGACAAAGATTACATGTTCACAACATCATGGATTTGCAAGACTATACAAAGAGATTTGTTACTTCTTGAAAATCAGCTTCCAATTTTTCTCTTGGAACATTTACATCAAAAAGTTTTCAAGGATAGTAATAATGGTTTCAATTTTCTTGAACTTGCATTTAACTACTTTGAAGATTACAATCCACAAAGATCtaacaaagatgaaaatgaagaGATGTTAAAGAATTGTAAACCATGCCAACACTTCACTGATTTGATAAGACGTTTTTACCTTCCAAAAGAAGTTCGTGACGACGATTTCAATAACGAAGATAAATATTGTGTCCTTAAGACAGCAACAAAGTTGAATGAGGCAAGTATTAGCTTTGTGAAAGTTGATCAAAGAAGCTTATTAGAAATAAAGTTTGTCAAAGTTCAAATTCTCAATTGGTTTCTATGCTTTGGTTGTTCAccatttttgaaattttttaaatcaaagtTAGAAATTCCTCAATTCAAAGTAGACCAAACAACAGAATGTGTTCTTAGGAATCTTATTGCATTGGAACAATGTCACTATTCAGAACAACCTTTCATTTGCAACTATGTTTTCCTAATTGATTCTCTTATCAATACACAAGAGGATGTGGAAATTTTGGTTGATAAGGAAATCATTGTTCATGAACTTGGAAGCCATGTTGAATTAGCAACTATGATAAATGGTTTGTGCAAGAATGTTGTGGTAACATGCAATTATTATGGAAAAACATCGAAGAGTTTGAATGATCATTACCATAACCGTTGGAAACGTTATATGGGAATGTTAAGATCGGTTTATTTTCGCGATCCTTGGAGATTCAGCTCGGTTGTTGTAGGTGTTGTTATCTTCATAGTTGCTATTGTCAATTTTCTTCGTATAACTGGTTTATATTTTCGCGATTCAAGACactaa
- the LOC123887539 gene encoding UPF0481 protein At3g47200-like: protein MASSPINYTAILPESEEIHIEDIIINIPKEIKPALHEICCIYKVPPNLRKLNNGESYTPLLISIGPFHHAKEELKPMQTQKQRYFHAFWKRVTNKKSLVKYKNFLKDKENIEMIKNFYSEFDENIKDDEFVDLIMLDSVFILELFLRKSKESEREKDYMFTTSWICKAIQRDLLLLENQLPIFVLEQLHHKVFKDSNNGFKFLELAFNYFENFNPQRSNKHQHEEMLKNCKSCNHFTDLIRCFYLPKEVHDEKWSRSENFTNVNSEDKCILKTAKMLHDAGVSFEKVNQKSLLEIKFDKVQVLNWFLCLGCLPCFKFVKSKLLMSQFKVSQNKECILRNLIALEQCHYSEQPFICNYVSLIDSLINTQEDVEILVDKEIIAHELGSHAELATMINGLCKNVVVTCNYYGKTSKKLNSHYYNSWKNYMGVLRSVYFRDPWRFTSVIVGVVIFLVAIVNLLRLTGVYHPRY from the coding sequence ATGGCTTCTTCACCAATTAATTACACTGCAATATTACCTGAATCAGAAGAAATTCATATAGAAGACATAATAATTAACATTCCTAAAGAGATTAAGCCAGCACTGCATGAAATCTGTTGCATTTACAAGGTTCCTCCAAATCTCAGAAAGTTGAATAATGGAGAATCCTATACACCACTTTTGatctcaattggtcctttccaTCATGCCAAAGAAGAATTGAAGCCAAtgcaaacacaaaaacaaaggTATTTTCATGCTTTTTGGAAAAGAGTAACAAATAAAAAGTCTTTGGTCAAATATAAAAACTTCCTCAAAGATAAAGAAAACATTGAAATGATAAAGAATTTCTATTCTGAGTTTGATGAAAACATTAAGGATGATGAGTTTGTAGACTTGATCATGTTAGATTCTGTTTTCATCTTAGAACTGTTTCTAAGAAAGTCAAAGGAATCTGAAAGGGAAAAAGATTACATGTTCACAACATCATGGATTTGCAAGGCTATACAAAGAGATTTGTTACTTCTTGAAAATCAGCTTCCAATTTTTGTTTTGGAACAATTACATCACAAAGTTTTCAAGGATAGTAATAATGGTTTCAAATTTCTTGAACTTGCATTTAACTACTTTGAAAACTTCAATCCACAAAGATCAAACAAGCATCAACATGAAGAGATGTTAAAGAATTGTAAATCATGCAATCACTTCACTGATTTGATTAGATGTTTTTATCTTCCGAAAGAAGTTCATGATGAAAAGTGGTCCCGATCGGAGAATTTCACTAATGTTAACAGTGAAGATAAATGTATTCTTAAGACGGCGAAAATGTTGCATGATGCAGGGGTTAGTTTTGAGAAAGTTAATCAGAAAAGCTTATTAGAAATAAAGTTTGACAAAGTTCAGGTTCTCAATTGGTTTCTATGCTTAGGTTGTTTACCATGTTTCAAATTTGTTAAATCTAAGTTGTTAATGTCTCAATTCAAAGTAAGTCAAAACAAAGAATGTATTCTTAGGAACCTCATTGCATTGGAACAATGTCACTATTCAGAACAACCTTTTATATGCAACTATGTTTCTTTAATTGATTCTCTTATCAATACACAAGAGGATGTTGAAATTTTGGTTGATAAGGAAATCATTGCTCATGAACTTGGAAGCCATGCAGAATTGGCAACTATGATAAATGGTTTGTGCAAGAATGTTGTGGTAACATGCAATTATTATGGAAAAACATCAAAGAAGTTGAATAGTCATTATTATAACAGTTGGAAGAATTATATGGGAGTGTTAAGATCAGTGTATTTTCGCGATCCTTGGAGATTCACTTCGGTTATTGTAGGTGTTGTTATCTTCTTAGTTGCTATTGTCAATTTACTTCGTCTTACTGGTGTATATCatccaagatactag
- the LOC123886975 gene encoding uncharacterized protein LOC123886975: protein MVLNSDSNNTTPPNDPTTPTNPPPPLLLSRAMVTSAAPFYLNPQNSTFSPNLTTPNSFGWTGNNPSLFPNYVGMNPIQHVGSSSNQVENLTRPILQLGLGPYPSLLETHLKRNTFFRFGSETNQNENTINSLLQLSSNLNHDQTQNNSLLQLGSSSILRDKNKNVLDLGHSSSSNRDKNRDINSNSNWIGINPDLNQVEKKEIRGFEFHALGLDPVLPVNETENKEISLVLGLGSSPNIVENEGIINPDSNKVDNKNINQRLNRFKNETSGFNFLSLALDPAKPVSTSRKTETGHVLAQKSSSNPVEERGINPSLNWVENNSDFEFHTLALDPAKPVGEAKKHEINIALCQSSTPNRVENRGIKSDSIQVEKIFELCNLALDSVEPISEKEVVDNKQNQMDLIQKGKSKVSVGSSAKAKGSGENNNVGEGDRKEENEVGTECSDEESNTQLVKTWNLRPRKPRVNPEKQGNNGSGEGGMSRKSATPTRASTPRSAAKSRPQPKVQRPVMEKHELVISLTKEEIEHDFILLTGEKPPKKPNKRSKAVQKNHDNLFPGLHLTNITPERYRVNDNARH from the exons ATGGTACTCAATTCAGATTCAAACAACACTACACCACCTAATGATCCCACCACACCTACAAACCCTCCACCTCCATTGTTGTTGTCACGAGCAATGGTGACATCCGCCGCTCCATTTTATCTTAATCCACAAAATTCAACCTTTAGCCCTAACTTGACCACACCAAATAGTTTTGGATGGACTGGAAACAATCCAAGTCTTTTCCCTAACTATGTCGGAATGAACCCAATACAACATGTGGGATCTTCTTCAAATCAAGTCGAGAACTTAACTAGGCCAATTCTTCAATTAGGCTTAGGCCCATATCCAAGCCTCTTGGAGACCCACCTAAAACGCAACACATTTTTTCGTTTTGGTTCAGAGacaaaccaaaacgaaaataCAATTAACTCTCTTTTGCAATTAAGTTCAAACTTGAACCATGACCAAACCCAAAACAATTCTCTTTTGCAATTAGGATCATCTTCGATCCTAAgggataaaaacaaaaatgttctTGATCTGGGCCACAGTTCCTCCTCGAACCGTGACAAGAATAGAGACATTAACTCCAATTCGAATTGGATTGGCATTAACCCTGATTTAAATCAGGTTGAAAAAAAGGAAATTCGTGGCTTCGAGTTTCACGCTTTGGGGTTGGATCCAGTTTTGCCAGTAAATGAGACCGAGAACAAGGAAATTAGTCTTGTGTTAGGTCTAGGTTCCTCCCCAAATATAGTTGAGAATGAAGGCATTATTAACCCTGACTCAAATAAGGTTGATAATAAAAACATTAACCAAAGATTGAACCGGTTTAAAAATGAAACCAGTGGCTTCAACTTTCTCTCTTTGGCGTTGGATCCAGCCAAGCCAGTAAGTACGAGTAGGAAAACTGAAACTGGACATGTGTTAGCTCAAAAATCCTCCTCAAACCCGGTTGAGGAGAGAGGCATTAACCCTAGTTTGAATTGGGTTGAGAACAATAGTGACTTTGAGTTTCACACTTTAGCATTGGATCCAGCCAAGCCTGTAGGTGAGGCCAAGAAACATGAAATTAATATTGCACTGTGTCAAAGTTCCACCCCAAATCGGGTTGAGAATAGAGGCATTAAATCTGATTCAATCCAAGTTGAGAAAATTTTTGAGCTTTGCAATTTGGCGTTGGATTCGGTCGAGCCAATAAGTGAAAAAGAAGTGGTTGACAATAAGCAAAATCAAATGGATCTGATTCAGAAGGGAAAATCAAAAGTTTCTGTTGGATCTTCAGCGAAGGCTAAAGGTTCTGGTGAGAACAACAATGTTGGAGAAGGTGACAGAAAAGAGGAAAACGAAGTGGGGACGGAATGTTCAGATGAAGAATCAAACACCCAGCTCGTAAAAACATGGAATTTGAGGCCCAGGAAGCCTCGGGTGAACCCTGAGAAACAAGGAAACAACGGAAGTGGTGAAGGAGGAATGTCAAGGAAGAGCGCGACACCGACAAGGGCCAGCACGCCCCGATCTGCTGCAAAGAGTCGACCTCAGCCTAAGGTGCAGAGGCCAGTGATGGAGAAGCACGAGTTGGTGATATCTCTTACTAAGGAAGAGATTGAACATGACTTCATTTTATTGACCGGAGAAAAGCCTCCTAAAAAACCTAATAAGAGATCAAAGGCCGTGCAGAAAAACCATGAT AATCTTTTTCCAGGCCtgcatttaaccaacataacaCCTGAGCGGTACCGTGTTAATGATAATGCACGCCATTGA
- the LOC123883396 gene encoding oxygen-evolving enhancer protein 3-2, chloroplastic-like, producing the protein MALMAGCQAVLEGSLQLSGSNRFNSSSNKVTTRSSVSVVRAQQQQQESSSRRAVIGLVATGLVSSSFVQAVLAEAIPIKVGGPPAPSGGLPGTLNSDEARDLKLPLKERFFIQPLTPTEAAARAKESAKEIVDAKKFIDQKAWPYLQNDLRLRAGYLRYDLKTIIASKPKDQKQSLKDLTGKLFEDLDNLDYAAKQKSPSDAEKYYAIAVSTLNDVLSKIG; encoded by the exons atggcTTTAATGGCTGGTTGTCAAGCTGTTTTGGAGGGAAGTCTTCAATTGAGTGGCTCAAACAGATtcaacagcagcagcaacaagGTAACAACACGTTCATCAGTGTCTGTTGTTAgagcacaacaacaacaacaggaAAGTAGTAGCAGAAGAGCAGTGATTGGTCTTGTTGCTACTGGTttggtttcttcttcttttgttcAAGCTGTTCTTGCTGAAGCCATTCCTATTAAAGTTGGTGGTCCTCCTGCACCTTCTGGTGGCCTTC CTGGAACACTGAACTCTGATGAAGCAAGAGACCTTAAGCTACCATTGAAAGAAAGGTTCTTCATTCAACCATTGACACCTACCGAGGCTGCTGCAAGAGCTAAGGAATCAGCAAAGGAAATTGTTGATGCTAAGAAGTTCATTGACCAGAAGGCCTGGCCATATCTTCAGAACGATCTCCGTCTCAGGGCTGGCTATCTTCGGTATGACCTTAAAACTATCATCGCTTCAAAGCCTAAGGATCAGAAACAATCCCTCAAGGACCTCACCGGAAAGCTCTTTGAGGATCTTGACAAT CTTGATTATGCAGCAAAACAAAAGAGCCCCTCAGATGCAGAGAAGTACTATGCTATAGCTGTATCTACTCTGAATGATGTTCTTAGCAAAATTGGTTAA
- the LOC123883397 gene encoding transcription termination factor MTEF18, mitochondrial yields MRVMLLTLSRHLCTRTNNTTNNITTTLKTSKLKIPCRYKKVAMSQAQKALTDYLHSTRSIPYAFADKISKNSFHSLSNLISKLGSFSPSDFTKKLDKYLRYNPINEFEFFFESIGIQYTHVSSLLPHDKFFFCEDGSLLDSACVLCEFGFPWDKIGLIYMESGFMFRKSGFELKGRFSLLKRYGFSNVQIVGICLTFPFVFGVEEGEFVDEIDGLLSDLRVVFLDFDLGGFVNGNVDVWHEVCRKIKVFYDLNDGKGKIGELVGRNKHVILEYGEKELIEKVEYFCRFGVEKVEVARLILQGSELLNLDLETPVINVLKLLKHIGMNSKGLGDVRKNYAHVLGTIKMANLPNVMRAMGLREWFFDKIKDGNHKLLVNFVTSYPNEERDKGYRDGLKTIHDARTPTHNMNKLNFMHNIGFGENAMTMDILTHMHGTSEELQERFDCLLGLGIEFSKLCKIITKKPKILSQNPETLEKKINFLCQEMGKSLELLDTFPGFIYFDLENRIKPRFRFYTWVIEKGLSSKKYSISSMIATSDKNFVGRAFKIHPAAPKHWFEQFYPNKL; encoded by the coding sequence ATGAGAGTGATGCTGTTAACCCTTTCACGCCATTTATGTACGAGAACCAACAACACCACCAACAACATAACAACAACcttaaaaacatcaaaattgaaAATCCCTTGTCGGTACAAAAAGGTTGCAATGTCACAAGCTCAAAAAGCACTCACTGATTACCTCCATTCCACAAGGTCCATCCCTTATGCTTTTGCAGATAAAATTTCCAAAAACTCTTTTCATTCTCTCTCCAATCTCATTTCAAAGTTGGGTTCTTTTTCACCTTCTGATTTCACCAAGAAGCTTGATAAGTACTTAAGGTATAACCCAATTAATGAATTTGAGTTTTTCTTTGAAAGTATTGGAATTCAATATACTCATGTTTCATCTTTATTACCTCATgataagtttttcttttgtgaagATGGGTCACTTCTTGATTCTGCTTGTGTACTTTGTGAATTTGGGTTTCCTTGGGATAAGATTGGTTTGATTTATATGGAGAGTGGTTTTATGTTTAGGAAAAGTGGTTTTGAGTTAAAGGGTAGGTTTAGTTTGTTGAAAAGATATGGTTTTTCTAATGTGCAAATTGTTGGGATATGTTTGACTTTTCCCTTTGTTTTTGGTGTTGAGGAAGGGGAATTTGTTGATGAGATTGATGGGCTGCTTTCTGATTTGAGAGTTGTGTTTTTGGATTTTGATTTGGGAGGGTTTGTTAATGGGAATGTGGATGTTTGGCATGAGGTTTGTAGGAAAATTAAAGTGTTTTATGATTTGAATGATGGTAAGGGGAAGATAGGGGAACTCGTCGGAAGGAATAAACATGTGATTCTTGAATATGGAGAAAAAGAGTTGATTGAAAAAGTTGAGTATTTTTGTAGATTTGGTGTCGAGAAGGTGGAAGTAGCTCGGTTGATTCTACAAGGTTCGGAATTGTTGAATCTTGATTTGGAAACGCCGGTGATTAATGTGTTGAAGCTGTTGAAACACATTGGAATGAACTCGAAAGGTCTTGGTGATGTACGGAAGAACTATGCTCATGTGTTGGGAACGATAAAAATGGCTAATCTTCCCAATGTGATGAGAGCTATGGGTTTACGTGAGTGGTTTTTCGATAAAATCAAAGATGGGAATCATAAGCTTTTAGTGAATTTTGTCACAAGCTATCCCAATGAAGAGCGTGATAAAGGTTATCGAGATGGTTTGAAGACAATTCATGATGCAAGAACACCGACTCATAAtatgaataaattaaatttcatgcaTAATATTGGCTTCGGTGAAAATGCTATGACCATGGATATCTTAACTCACATGCATGGAACAAGCGAAGAGTTACAAGAAAGATTTGATTGCCTTCTAGGTTTAGGGATTGAATTCTCAAAGCTGTGTAAGATAATCACAAAGAAACCAAAGATTCTAAGCCAAAATCCTGAAACCCTAGAGAAAAAGATTAATTTCCTTTGTCAGGAGATGGGAAAATCCTTGGAGCTTTTGGACACTTTTCCGggatttatatattttgacttAGAGAACCGAATTAAGCCGAGGTTCAGATTCTATACGTGGGTTATAGAAAAGGGATTGTCTTCCAAAAAATATTCCATTTCAAGCATGATTGCGACTAGCGACAAGAATTTCGTTGGCCGTGCTTTTAAAATTCACCCGGCCGCTCCAAAACATTGGTTTGAGCAATTCTATCCCAATAAATTGTGA